The proteins below come from a single Candidatus Goldiibacteriota bacterium genomic window:
- a CDS encoding RloB domain-containing protein translates to MQRTVKTTVLLVGEGNTEYAFLSYLKGLYIDRGSLKSVKIENAHGGSPDCIIHRTIKLNPADYDFSYVVLDPDRPFEEEGTELKVRKKKLQLIMPKPCIEALFLRILNQANIPPSTPECKRLFRNFLLDDEKTDKTKYQKIFSKEMVEERSNTLDELKQILNIFK, encoded by the coding sequence GTGCAAAGAACTGTAAAAACCACTGTTTTACTTGTAGGAGAGGGAAATACGGAATATGCTTTTTTAAGTTATTTAAAGGGGCTGTATATAGACAGGGGATCATTAAAGTCCGTAAAAATAGAAAATGCGCACGGCGGCTCGCCGGACTGTATTATTCATAGAACCATAAAACTGAATCCGGCAGATTATGATTTTTCTTATGTGGTTTTGGACCCGGACCGGCCTTTTGAAGAAGAAGGTACAGAATTAAAAGTTAGAAAGAAAAAACTTCAATTAATTATGCCCAAGCCATGTATAGAAGCGTTATTTTTAAGAATACTAAATCAGGCAAATATACCGCCGTCAACGCCGGAATGTAAGAGGTTATTCCGTAATTTTCTGCTTGATGATGAAAAAACAGATAAAACAAAATATCAAAAAATATTTTCAAAAGAAATGGTAGAGGAAAGAAGCAACACCCTTGATGAGTTGAAACAAATACTGAATATCTTTAAATAA
- a CDS encoding ATP-binding protein, which translates to MIHSFSFKNFCSFAERADIHFDNQRKDLNNNMICSTANNEKLSKILMLAGANASGKTSVLKALAFIRWLIRDSFIVAAEEENSIPVDPFRFTDEREIPTEFETIFECNKTIYKYIVRLNQNQIFNEELQYLNDTNHYNYLFIRAWNADSKKFDFKHKPELGLNPDVILNILRKNVSLMSAGSAINNKLLIEISKYWDNMITNVIRLGKFTNRSVSDTDLKPATQKYDKDRALFKKVVGFLKEIDVGLVNVEIEKIQERNNSTGELYTLPFPMGVHESGNVNYKLPFLLESNGTKNMYVLMGSIFKALEIGGIAAIDEIELDLHPHAIPKIIDLFINPETNPKNSQLLFSSHSMDILNRLEKEQVILVEKDKNCKSSLYRLDSIKGIRRDDNLYAKYMSGAYGAVPNI; encoded by the coding sequence GATCTGAATAACAATATGATTTGTTCAACTGCAAATAACGAAAAATTAAGCAAAATTCTAATGCTTGCCGGAGCCAATGCTTCCGGTAAAACAAGTGTGTTAAAAGCCCTTGCTTTTATACGGTGGCTTATCAGAGATTCCTTTATAGTTGCCGCGGAAGAAGAAAACAGCATACCTGTCGACCCGTTTAGATTTACTGATGAAAGAGAAATTCCGACAGAATTTGAAACTATATTTGAATGTAATAAAACAATATATAAATATATTGTTCGTTTAAACCAGAATCAGATTTTCAATGAGGAACTGCAGTACCTGAATGATACAAATCATTACAACTATTTATTTATCAGGGCATGGAATGCCGACAGTAAAAAATTTGATTTTAAACATAAACCGGAACTGGGTTTAAATCCTGATGTAATCCTGAACATCCTGCGGAAGAATGTTTCCCTGATGTCTGCAGGCTCGGCGATAAACAACAAATTGCTAATTGAGATATCCAAATACTGGGATAATATGATAACCAATGTGATAAGGCTGGGTAAATTTACAAACCGTTCTGTTTCTGATACGGATTTAAAACCGGCAACACAAAAATATGATAAAGACAGGGCGTTGTTCAAAAAAGTTGTCGGATTTTTAAAGGAAATTGATGTTGGTTTGGTAAATGTTGAAATTGAAAAGATTCAGGAACGCAACAATTCAACGGGTGAGTTGTATACGCTTCCGTTTCCTATGGGCGTACATGAAAGCGGTAATGTGAATTATAAACTGCCTTTTTTGCTTGAATCAAACGGTACAAAAAACATGTATGTGCTTATGGGTTCGATATTTAAAGCGCTGGAAATAGGAGGGATTGCCGCGATTGATGAAATTGAGCTGGACCTTCATCCTCATGCAATACCAAAGATAATAGACCTGTTTATTAATCCGGAAACAAATCCGAAAAACAGCCAGCTTTTATTCTCGTCCCATTCCATGGATATTCTTAACAGGCTTGAAAAAGAACAGGTTATACTTGTTGAAAAAGATAAAAATTGTAAAAGCAGCCTGTACAGGCTTGATTCTATAAAAGGGATAAGGCGTGACGATAACCTTTATGCCAAATATATGTCAGGCGCATATGGCGCAGTCCCAAACATATAG